The Phycodurus eques isolate BA_2022a chromosome 17, UOR_Pequ_1.1, whole genome shotgun sequence nucleotide sequence AATGAAACATAAAATGTGCAGCTTACTTGTCTTGGTGGGATATACTATCAGCTCGAAGCTTGCTGGAAGCTATTTACACCTCTATAAATTTGAACACAATTTACCTCCTTATAACTTTTATGGTTGAAACAATAACATTCACAATTTACTTGCATAAAGGACCAACTTTTTGAGAGCTAAACTCTTCCGGCATTGGTCTGCCTCATCTTAATTttataaaacatgcattttgaaGCATTTCAATAAAGATATCCCCGAGAAATTaatatttacttttaaattGTCTATGTGTGGCCTGACACttgatttaatgtatttaagCGTATTTTAATAAGTTGTATTTTACAGAAGGAACTCTTAGGGGTAGGCCCATTCCACCTCTTCCAAGTTTACAGTAAACTGTATGAATCCTTAATCTTAATAACGCCCGATTTAACCAATTAGGCtcattttaatgtgatttaaaaaaacttgcATGTTTAAATATATACCCTTGAAAGTGCTGAACATTTGGTTTTCATAGGCAAATCTTTCATTTGAAAGCATTTTAAGTTAGACAAGCCCGAGAAATATAGAAATGTTAAGTTAATTGGTCTTTGATACATTTGTAGACTGGAGCTCGATTTGAGCGATTTAACCTTAATTTAACGTGAGATGATGTATTGTACAGAAAATAATTGTTCGGGCTAAACCCAGTCTGAGtcgatttttgttgttttaaatttatgaGGCCGtcaatttgaaacattttgattaaaaatcacaaaaattaCGTTACTCTAAGTGTAACGGTCTTTGTTTGATCCATTTGAAACCTGGAGCTCGACTTAAGCCATATAAGCTTGTTCTAATGTTATAACGAATATTTACATATagtttaaaatatatgtttaatTGAGTAAACACCCAAAAACCTGAATTTGAGCCCACTAAAATGACACTTCATGCAAGCTAACTCCATCGCGAGCGTGTGTTGCGCGCTCACCTCGGGTCCTCGAACTGCACGAAGGCGAACGGCGGTCCCCCTCGTCGGTTCTTCAGATCGATGTCGCGGATCGAGCCGTACTTGTAGAACAAGTCTTCGACGTCCTTGGAGCGGATGTCAGGCGGCAGGTTGCCGACGTAGATGCGGCAGTCGTTGCTCCCCGCGGGTCCGCGTATAATGCCTCCGCTAGACATGCTAGCTAGCGCACAATGGACGAAGTGGTGTGGTGGTAGCGTGGAGTAGCTAGCTAGCGTGAACGCTGGGTCCTTCCTTAAGCGAATAAGAAGCGCAGTTGCGGTTCAACTAGACTCGCCTCGCCGTTGGGAACAACGCGGGGAATATTGTGGCACAACTTGGTCGCCGTACAAGTGAAGCGCTTGAAGGTATTAAAGTGGAAAAGATCGCGCTAATTCCCTGTAAGTGCTCGCCTCTCCACTTTCCGCCAACACCGACGTCTTCTTCGTTGGACTATTTGAAGGCAGCTGGAAGGGCGCGCACACTGCCACCTACAGGAGAAACGTGTGAACTACTTCAGCGAGCTCGCCTCCTGTTTCCCGCCAACATTGACTTCTTCGTGGGAATATTTAGCGACAGCTGGACTTTGCTTACACCGCCACCCACAGGAGAAGGATGTACATTGTACGTATCTAAatggcaatttggagtctttcagttgttgttgttgtttttttaattatttattgatattttagtcaccaaggtaaaaataaatactgacaTCATGAATTGGAATTAAAgcgaaataataataataaataatttagataataaacatttcaaatgtaaaacgtgaaaatatttattcaatagTTCCTTATTCCATTAAGATGTGAAAAGGGGGTTTGTGCTTAAAGCTGAAGTCTGTaacttttcaattcattttcacccaagccacgaCTAGTGAAAATGACACAGTGCTGATCAGCTCCTCTAACCCCTTGCTGTACTTTTCATTACATTATTTGCCGTgacgtgcggtgaggttcatgattggtgCGGCACTGACTTGTCACGTGACGTCTGGAGCTCTATGAAGCTCAACTCGAGACGgccacatgctggttgtggcaccgtacataccagactccactgtgcacttttagtggcttttcttGTCGATAAGAATgacaaaatgtcacacacttaCATTAACtatattagacagtctgttaaacgtcagtaagtgcagtacatgtgtgataaaacgtatattatttgcgatgtaatgaggaaacaccaatgtcgcttgtgtgaagccacggaccaatcacagcctgcctgaatggatgtgtgcgtggtctcttgaagGATCATGCGAGCGAAGACTCAACGTGACTCGTAACTGCGCTTCCTATTCATTTCAAAAGGAAATATGGAAATTCtgctattttaatgatgaaatcattgaaattatttgattgaaaaagaaaatcaatgtaacGCACAAaccatagaactaaaatggaacaatttaatgtaatcataagggtttttttttactattcacaagcagtggaaaggaaagaccaccagggggcagtgaggCTCTGCCTCCCTTGCCTACCCTAACCGCACGTCAATGAGTATTTGTTCTTTGATATTTTGTGCCGAAAAGAGACATTCCCGCTCTCTCTGCTTGCTGACGTACCGGAAATGACTACGTTTGCCTAGCAACGGGCGATGCGCGGGGCCTTTACTCCCGTTTATAAAAACCTAACTAAACATATTATATTGTGTTTCTGTCgcagaaaataatcatacagtAATGAAATCTTTCAAAGAATCcccctttttttgtctgtccctcaaaacagaataaaaacgcAGATTTGGTGGGGACGTGGGGGCTAGGAATGGCCTAccagtggtgtgctgtgaggcCCTTCAGATCCAAAAGCACTGACCAACAATTACAACttcaataaattatttatttatagtatTTATTATACTATTATTAATTGCAATGTGAATTAATCACAATTTGAcatgatttaaaatgtgaatttattaaCTTGGCTCTTAACCTAGTGAAACGTGAGGAACAACTGTGCCAAAATTCAACTGATACAAaccaaataaaatatgtattaatttatcagaatcatatttttgaatgcattacattttccattaattaaaatgtgaaaggtTGACATGCCATAATGAAATAACTTCAAAGTAAATGGAATAAATATGTTAACATCGGGATGTATTAAAtaaagtgaaagtgaaattatataacattatataaaattaactaaattaattttatgaaaatttttttttttggcaaaaatcaattaaatatacaccTTATTACAAAATTCCAAATTAACTGACTGCCTGCAAAAGCCCCAATATCGTTTTTTACTTGAAGCAAACATCATGTGTCtacaaaaaaacttttcctcatgttctttgttttttattattatgtgtcATTTGTGGTGCAAAGCATCAAAGAGTCATGAGATAATCAGGCTCATCATAAGTCATAAGGATGTGGGAAACAAACGCTGCACATCCCTAAACGCTTGtttcaaatgtcattaaaatataatataaagagCATGTTTTTCTTACAAAGCAAAAGCAGATGTAATCTTTCAATTCTTTGGCTGAAATGCCCCAAATTCCTCCTTATGATAACGGAGAGAGACGGGGTGCGTCAGGTTTTGATGAATCGGGGTTATTTGCGGAAGACATAAAACATGTGTCTCCTTGAAATGAGGAATCCAAATGGACTGCCAACCCCCCTTTTAAGGCATTTTCCTTAGAAgagagggaaggagggagggggtCTGCAAAGGGAAAGGAAGGGCTAGGGGGGTTGGCCCTGAAGGATGTTCTCACAGGATGCTGGAACAAGCAGTCCAAGGCAAGCGGCGTGAGGAGGAACAAGGGAAAAGAGTCAGCTGAGAGGAGCATTGGCGATTCCAGTGGTCGCGCGGTCGCTGTCGACCTGGTTTTGAGGTGTCGTAAGGCGGGCTCGCGCGCACGCGCGGCTGAGGATGTGATATCGATGTGGTCAGGACACGCAGCAAAGACTGGTCGTCTGCTGGGAGTCAGGTACATGTTAGTTCGGAAATGTGTGACATAAGAATGTAAACCGTAAAGTATTGATAACTTATCATAAATACAGGTCGATAATATACAATGTCTAAGATTCGTGCTCAATAAAGAATTAAAGGGTCAAAGCAAATTGACGGATACTTGATTTTACTGGGACTCCAGCCCAGAAACTTGACTTTGACGCCAATTCGTGGGCAGGTCTTGGACTTGAGTGAGATTCAATCTCCCAAAGACCCGAGACGTGTCTCAGCATCCAGCTCAAAGACCACTCGACAGATGCTCTGAACTGTTTTAAAAACCTAAAACTGCAGTTAAAAGACTTGAGGCACAAGAGTCGGAACTTGACTTGGACTTAAGCGTAAAGTCTCACGACTAGCTTTGGAAGTGAGTTTAAGACTTGAGCTTTGACATGGACTTCGTACTTGACGTTTGACATGAATGCAAAGATTTGTCTTGACTCCAGCTTGGAGAATTAGGACTTGAATTTGACTCgagttgaacattttgagaCTTTATCGCGACTCCGCCGCAGAGACTTGATGTTCACTCGAGACTCGACTTGGACTGCACCTCAAACACGGTTCTTGACATGAACTTGAAAGACTTGAAACCTGACGGGTACTCAAGCTTGAAGACCTGAGACTTGCCTTAGACTCTTCCTCAAAGACTTGGTTGAAGGTTTTGTGACTATTTGGACTCCACATCAGAGACATATCGGACttaaagtcaaatattttataCCTGACAGGTATTCAAGCTCATACGGCACTTATACTCTGATACTATTAACTTGTTCTACTCTGTCTCGCTGCTTATTTTATTGCTCAATAGTGCAATTACAATTACTactctactgtattttaatgttggtcatgatgctGGTACTTTctgagctaagtattttttttaagtgttacTTGGCGTTAAAAGTTGGAGAACTACTGCTCTACTGAACTTTGTGAAAGTCCGCTTTGCATGAAGCAAATTTAGTTTTTAGGCAAATGAGCAGTTTTGGTTGCATTTTGTGTACACGTGCACCTCATGCCTACGGGCATGGACTGCAACTGTGGAATAATGACTCGCACATTGGCAAACGTGAACCTGTTTCAGACATATTTTGTTCTGTGTTTTTCACTGAGTTACAAAGTATATTTTGTCAAAAGAAGACGTAACACTGTTCGATCAAATAACAACACAATGCTCTTTGGTTTTATTTGAAAAGTCACTGGCTTTCTGTAGAACCAGTTTTTAACCagaaaccccccccaaaaaagactcTGTTGTTCACGAGGGCATGAATAGCTCAGTCATAGGTCAGCGCAGGTTTACTTCCTCTCGGCTTCCTTTGCGAGGGCCATAACACTTCCAGTACGCATCCTGTGCCTGTGGATGTGTCCACTGATGATGTCCTTGTCCCATAGCAACATGGCTGCCTTCCCGCTGCTCTTTCCGCTTCTGGCCGGCTGCGTGGCGGCGGCGGTCCACCCTTCCCGCCACCGTCCTTCGTGCCGCATCGTAAGTAAAAGTTACTCCCTTTCTAGTGTGTTTTCAGTAGAAGCACATTCCTtatgttttaatataaataaatagcgAGGGGTGGGTTTATTTGGACAGGTTGCGCATGGCAACGGGGATGAAATTCCTAATCTGCTTGAGCTGTTTCATTTATTGACTCCACACTAGAGATACTCCTGGTGGATGGATCACGTTTGGCTTTTTGGCCCAGGTTCCCCAATACATACACCCCTTAAATTACTGACACTAGTCGAGTGGTGTTGTAATTGTGTGACAACTGGTAATCTAAGTCAGCCCTCCTCCTGTTTGATTCATGTTCTAAGGAAATACTCAAAAGAGTTTTTGATAAGTGACGAGAAATTTAATCACGGGTGGGTCATAAGTGAAACAAAAGTTCATGTTGAGTAACTTAATCATGAGTCAGGGTGATAAAAAGctagtaaaaatgtttttttgaaagGTTTCAGGTTCAGAAATGGCAATGACAGAAGTTGGGAATGACACTGCAAAAAACAGGAGGACAGTGCCCCAACccgatcgaaggtcacgggcattcaatgttggttttcggcgttgccgcttacatgcagtgatttctccagattctctgaaccttttgatgatattatggaccgtagatgatgaaatccctacattccttgcaattgtacgttgaggaacttaaactgttcgactattttctcacacacatgttcacaaagaggtgaacctcgccccatttttgcttgtgaatgactgagcaattcagggaagctcctttgatacccaatcatggctcccacctgttcccaattagcctgatcacctgtgggatgttccaaacaggtgtttgattcctcaactttctcagtcttttttcccacctgtcctagcttttttggaacgtgttgcagccataaaattctaagttaatgattatttgctaaaacaattaagtttctctgcacattaaatatattgtatttgtagtgtattcaattaaatataggttgaacatgatttgcaaatcattgtattctgtttttatttatgtttaacacaacgtcccgacttcattggaattagggttgtactaTAAAAAGTTggcttggtaaaatatgggacctttaacccCTCACACCCACTTTGAGACaccttttcaaatgtttgtgtttgaaacTCCAAAAACTCTATAAAATGGGCACTCTGAAATTCACTTGCTTGTTATTTTTGGAAGTTACCCACCCCAACCACTCATCACCTTTGgttcaaaataaagtaaaaacaaccaatcaatgCCCCGTGATAGAAAATGCAGAACAGAAAATGAGTGAATGGGTGGAAGGAACAACCAATCAATGAACATGCTAACATAATCCACTTAAGAATCTTTGACCTTTTAGGTATTCCATAAAGTTCACTAAAATGCAGAGAGCACGTTTTACACGGTAGGTAGTCTTTGTTTACATCGGCCTGTAAGCAATGACCAGCTTTTTATCTAAACCGCAAGTATGCGGAGAATCTGAAAGTCCTTAGTGAGAAATCGGAGATGGAGACAGGTTTATGGGCGGTTTTTGGACCAAAGGGGGGCGATGGGTGGGCGGTGGTGGTGAGTGGCGGATGGTGGGGTTCCTCTGGCCATATGTTTCTGATTATAAACTCAATAGgtttaatatatatatcttgTCCCAAGGGATGGAGAGTTATCAACCAAGAGttactttttaataataaagGTACTTTCTTTTGTCGGTACTTCTTACTAGCATTTCCCTCTGGATTTATCTGAGAGATCTTGGCTCAAGGAGATGAGAAGCATTCGTATGGTGTTATGTCTCTAAACAGCAAAATAACAGATTTACAGAGAATTTAGGTTTTCATTGGACCGATGGCCTCGTAAATCAAAAGTACACTTTGAACATGTTTTGGTATTTTCTCAACATGATCCCACCAACacgctgtgtgtgtttgtctgcatCGGCAGGTGGGCACGAGCGTGGTCTGCAGTGATTTGAGCCTCACCAGTGCCCCCGCCAACCTCCCGTCAGGTGTCCAAGTGCTGGACCTCTCACAGAACCAGCTGCAGAATCTCAGCCGTGACACTCTGGCTGACCACATGGGCCTCCGTCACCTGGACTTGCACTCCAACAAGATCCACTTCATTCAGCCGGGACTTTTTGAAACCATGAATGACCTTAAAGTCCTGGATCTGTCCGGGAATCGTCTCAACGTGTTTGCTCTGGCTAAAATTAAAATCGGAACGCTTTCAGCCGTGGAGTCTCTGGATCTGTCCAGCAATGGCTTATACACCGGGATGTCTGACATTTTTCTCAATGATTCTCCTTCGCTCGTGGAGCTGTCACTGAGCGGCAACAGCATCACCAAGATTGCGCAAAACACTTTCAACGGCGCGTTGTCCCTGAGGAAGATCAGCCTCCACGACAACATCATTTTGGAGATCGAAGACGGCGCCTTCGACTCTCTTGATGGCTTGAGCGAACTGGACTTGTCCAAGAACTCCATCGCTTGCATCACCGACTTCAATCTCAGTCGTCTGAGAGCATTGAACCTCAGCAGGAACAGCCTGGAGCTCTTCCAGAGCACCAGATCGGCTGAGCCGTACCACCTCGCCTTTCTGGATCTGAGTGAAAACAAATTGCCTTACTTCCCGCTGCTGCCTACGAACAACGCTATCCGGCATCTGGACCTGTCGCGCAACCGCCTGCAGAGTGTCGACGTGATGGACATGGCTGACACAAAGATGTCAGAGACAGTTTTGAAGCACCTGAGACACTTAGACTTAAGTTTCAACCAGCTCACAGGCTTGCCACAGTCCTTCTTTAACACTATGATGTTACTGGAGGTCCTGAATGTGAGCAACAACTGTATTGTCTCGTTTTCTGTCACTGACAAAGACCTCCTTCCCACAGTGAAGATTGTCAACTTCAGCTATAACTCCTTACAGAGACTTTCCCTCAGGGAAGGCACTCTGCAGGCGTTGGAGGAGCTCTTCCTACAAGGGAACGACCTTAGCACCCTGGCACATCAAACCTTCCAGAGACTTCCTAGTCTGAACCTTCTGCAGCTCCAGGTGAACAATTTACGAGTGTGCCCCTCGGAGACAAAACCAGACCAAAATCCTTCAGGTTGTGTCTCGTTCTCTTCTGTTCCAAAACTGAAGTTCCTTTACCTTTCTCAGAACAATTTGAAGATTTTGCCATACAGGGCATTCGCCAACACCCCTCTCAGCCTGCTGGACTTGTCCCTCAACCCCGGCTTGGAGATGCACCAAGACTCCCTGGTCGGTCTAGAGCACTCCCTGGTCCAGCTCTTCCTGAGGGAGAATAACATCTCCATGCTGAACAGGGACATGTCGTCACTGAGGAGCCTGAAACTTGTCGACCTGTCCACCAACCACCTGACCAGCCTTCCTGCATGGAACCGAGAGTCGTCCATCGAGACCCTCAACTTGCAGAACAACAGCCTGGTCACACTGGAGCATACCACCATGGCAGCGCTAGAACGCTCGCTGAAGACACTCTATGTGGGCGACAATCCACTCAGCTGCTGCGGAAACCTGGACTTAGTGCGCCTGCTGCAGCACTCAGATGTGGTGGTGCCCGACATTGAGGCGGCGACATGCATTCTCCGTGAGGGCTTGGAACCAGTCAACATCGAGAAGGTGACTTGGGAAATGTGTCAAGGGCGAAAGAAAGCCAACTACATCGTAGTCATCGTCGTGATTGTGTTCTTGGCAGTGATCGCCTTGGGACTGCTGGTGAAATACTGCAAGTCAAGGAAGCGGAAGCGCATCCAAACATTTAGTGTATGAAAGATAATTCACTTTGACTAAA carries:
- the LOC133416405 gene encoding transforming growth factor beta activator LRRC32-like isoform X1; this translates as MWSGHAAKTGRLLGVSNMAAFPLLFPLLAGCVAAAVHPSRHRPSCRIVGTSVVCSDLSLTSAPANLPSGVQVLDLSQNQLQNLSRDTLADHMGLRHLDLHSNKIHFIQPGLFETMNDLKVLDLSGNRLNVFALAKIKIGTLSAVESLDLSSNGLYTGMSDIFLNDSPSLVELSLSGNSITKIAQNTFNGALSLRKISLHDNIILEIEDGAFDSLDGLSELDLSKNSIACITDFNLSRLRALNLSRNSLELFQSTRSAEPYHLAFLDLSENKLPYFPLLPTNNAIRHLDLSRNRLQSVDVMDMADTKMSETVLKHLRHLDLSFNQLTGLPQSFFNTMMLLEVLNVSNNCIVSFSVTDKDLLPTVKIVNFSYNSLQRLSLREGTLQALEELFLQGNDLSTLAHQTFQRLPSLNLLQLQNNLKILPYRAFANTPLSLLDLSLNPGLEMHQDSLVGLEHSLVQLFLRENNISMLNRDMSSLRSLKLVDLSTNHLTSLPAWNRESSIETLNLQNNSLVTLEHTTMAALERSLKTLYVGDNPLSCCGNLDLVRLLQHSDVVVPDIEAATCILREGLEPVNIEKVTWEMCQGRKKANYIVVIVVIVFLAVIALGLLVKYCKSRKRKRIQTFSV
- the LOC133416405 gene encoding transforming growth factor beta activator LRRC32-like isoform X2; translation: MWSGHAAKTGRLLGVSNMAAFPLLFPLLAGCVAAAVHPSRHRPSCRIVGTSVVCSDLSLTSAPANLPSGVQVLDLSQNQLQNLSRDTLADHMGLRHLDLHSNKIHFIQPGLFETMNDLKVLDLSGNRLNVFALAKIKIGTLSAVESLDLSSNGLYTGMSDIFLNDSPSLVELSLSGNSITKIAQNTFNGALSLRKISLHDNIILEIEDGAFDSLDGLSELDLSKNSIACITDFNLSRLRALNLSRNSLELFQSTRSAEPYHLAFLDLSENKLPYFPLLPTNNAIRHLDLSRNRLQSVDVMDMADTKMSETVLKHLRHLDLSFNQLTGLPQSFFNTMMLLEVLNVSNNCIVSFSVTDKDLLPTVKIVNFSYNSLQRLSLREGTLQALEELFLQGNDLSTLAHQTFQRLPSLNLLQLQVNNLRVCPSETKPDQNPSGCVSFSSVPKLKFLYLSQNNLKILPYRAFANTPLSLLDLSLNPGLEMHQDSLVGLEHSLVQLFLRENNISMLNRDMSSLRSLKLVDLSTNHLTSLPAWNRESSIETLNLQNNSLVTLEHTTMAALERSLKTLYVGDNPLSCCGNLDLVRLLQHSDVVVPDIEAATCILREGLEPVNIEKVTWEMCQGRKKANYIVVIVVIVFLAVIALGLLVKYCKSRKRKRIQTFSV